The Pseudomonas asiatica sequence GTTCCCGGCTGGTCTGGTGCTGTACTGGGTTGTGAACAACTGCCTGTCGATCGCACAGCAGTGGTACATCACCCGCAGCATCGAAGCAGCCACCAAAAAAGCTGCTGCTTGACAGGCTACTGCGCTAGCCTGTGAATAAAAACGCCCCCTAGTGGGGCGTTTTTGCTATCTGTCGTTTTTGTCGTAGAGGCTTTCCAGCATGAACACTGTGCGTGAAACCATCGCCGCCATCGCCACCGCCCAGGGCCGCGGCGGTGTGGGTATTGTCAGGTTGTCCGGCCCTCTGGCTGCCAAGGCCGGCCAGTTGATCACCGGCCGTACGCTTACCCCGCGCCACGCCCATTACGGCCCGTTCCGCGACGAGGAAGGCCTGGTGCTGGACGAAGGGATCGCGCTGTTCTTCCCCGGGCCGAATTCGTTCACCGGCGAGGACGTGCTGGAACTGCAGGGCCACGGTGGCCCGGTGGTGCTGGATATGCTGCTGCAGCGCTGTGTACAGGTTGGTTGCCGGCTGGCTCGCCCGGGTGAGTTCAGCGAGCGTGCATTCCTCAACGACAAGCTCGACCTGGCCCAGGCCGAAGCCATTGCCGACCTGATCGAAGCCAGTTCCAGCCAAGCTGCGCGCAATGCCCTGCGTTCGCTACAGGGGGAGTTCTCCAAGCGCGTGCACTTCCTGACCGATGCGTTGATTGCGCTGCGCATCTACGTCGAGGCGGCGATCGACTTCCCTGAAGAGGAAATCGACTTCCTCGCCGACGGCCATGTGCTGGCGATGCTCGATACCGTGCGGGGCGAGTTGTCCAAAGTACAGCGTGAAGCCGGGCAGGGGGCTTTGCTGCGTGACGGCATGACTGTGGTCATCGCCGGTAGGCCGAATGCTGGCAAGTCGAGCCTGCTGAACCAGCTGGCCGGGCGGGAAGCGGCCATCGTGACTGATATTGCCGGCACCACGCGGGACATCCTGCGCGAACATATCCACATCGACGGCATGCCGCTACACGTGGTCGATACTGCCGGTTTGCGCGACACCGATGACCATGTGGAAAAGATTGGCGTGGAACGTGCCCTGAAGGCCATTGGCGAGGCAGATCGGGTGTTGTTGGTGGTGGACTCCACCGCGCCCGAGGCCAGCGACCCGTTCGCCCTGTGGCCAGAATTTCTCGACCAGCGGCCAGACCCGGCCAAGGTGACGCTGATTCGGAACAAGGCTGATCTTAGTGGTGAGCGGGTAGCGCTGGAACAGTGCGATGACGGCCATGTAACGATCACCCTCAGTGCCAAAGGGGACGATGCAGGGCTGCAGTTGCTGCGTGACCACCTGAAGGCCTGCATGGGTTATGAACAGACGGCCGAGAGTGGCTTCAGCGCTCGCCGGCGCCATCTGGATGCCCTGCGCCAGGCCA is a genomic window containing:
- the mnmE gene encoding tRNA uridine-5-carboxymethylaminomethyl(34) synthesis GTPase MnmE, which produces MNTVRETIAAIATAQGRGGVGIVRLSGPLAAKAGQLITGRTLTPRHAHYGPFRDEEGLVLDEGIALFFPGPNSFTGEDVLELQGHGGPVVLDMLLQRCVQVGCRLARPGEFSERAFLNDKLDLAQAEAIADLIEASSSQAARNALRSLQGEFSKRVHFLTDALIALRIYVEAAIDFPEEEIDFLADGHVLAMLDTVRGELSKVQREAGQGALLRDGMTVVIAGRPNAGKSSLLNQLAGREAAIVTDIAGTTRDILREHIHIDGMPLHVVDTAGLRDTDDHVEKIGVERALKAIGEADRVLLVVDSTAPEASDPFALWPEFLDQRPDPAKVTLIRNKADLSGERVALEQCDDGHVTITLSAKGDDAGLQLLRDHLKACMGYEQTAESGFSARRRHLDALRQASEHLEHGRAQLTLAGAGELLAEDLRQAQQALGEITGAFSSDDLLGRIFSSFCIGK